Proteins from a genomic interval of Rubinisphaera italica:
- a CDS encoding FHA domain-containing protein has translation MPMQDDMKTQDKQSVVNSLTYLLEPVRNNAVDPIELTVGEYRIGTSKSCEICLEAVGIASEHCRIVCDHGFISLQSDDVRTWLNDGLVKKARINVGDRLTIGPISFLFRTRVGQPSTEKLSEDEENQSIRLARKLPEAIQAGRIDRSAERLVNPVLNSTDEKSSLRAVEELHQSLHSAQRKFESQREALSYQPNRLPELPKTEFISMQKHSEHSAAATEVAAQPSITQSRMDNLSEREQTIEIRKEQILRLTKKMSQRRVADEAALEKARQELEARHLELNTRAHELDQWEQAIENNKRLEQREDKERITELNSTIDQLQDQAEQLGKVRRLEQEAHAIQLAKREAEQSRLAEYERRIQEADEQLRNQTQQIELESAKNQSQAELIENQSEEIESLQLENSRLQELESSANQDIQKYEQQIARQLEQMQEVNALVEELQSQQDIAELTALEGQKVKEELQQVQQQLAEESQSHQKTQEQLQDSLDHLASTEALSQQMTEELTESLKQQEELLSLNIELQASDEESQAKWTETSEELQRQLAEIDSSSERNEELTQTIQKLEHQRETLQAESDLARQKANALEEQLQEMTSQLEQKQETSEAVREEAEALKAMISEFEQSRENYQAETDELLAECENLREQYTSLHAEHLGLQEEVQDLQARLKSSEGSSELNEELEAEMQALRSDIAELERTSSDQQDLLESTSEELEHLRNKQEQYDQMRAELDQEWDKLSQERDRLLEVRQNLEHERDAFRQSRFDLDQLRQEVAEQQIDSLNSKSQDSVIDELHRNENEEVPEPESFTPSADVTSEEILPEQVEEIQSELNEVANASNEEPQLESEADKLKIDNFIGESDKEDDSESTVQEIDFAESVKNALATPSMPHGDSEDNSSDVRKRIAEMFGLIDDAAVSSDAQTKFSESIEEDDLPEEEAAEEIHLEDEDEVEESLSTEEPEGISTNTKSQETVDAIDDIEDADSVAAYMERLFARTSGKQQYENPKPIEKPVVKTASAPKSIDSEVIDSSTEEASINIYPDKSITPQKSKGPIAKIDRDAVMREIASLRDVANQTARSALITHKWKHLKLKVYLNSTLTGIAALGTIFLLAAPLWHGDQFLMYAGAMGAVTIISGYSLLQNYVTFKRMKTPIERQKNSEADLEQQESDQPSEELEF, from the coding sequence ATGCCAATGCAGGACGACATGAAAACTCAAGACAAACAGAGTGTTGTCAATTCTTTGACATACCTATTAGAACCCGTTCGCAATAACGCTGTCGATCCGATTGAATTGACAGTCGGTGAATACCGCATTGGAACATCGAAGAGTTGTGAAATTTGCCTGGAGGCTGTCGGCATTGCATCCGAACACTGCCGAATTGTTTGCGATCATGGATTTATTTCTCTGCAGTCTGACGATGTTCGTACCTGGCTGAATGATGGGCTCGTTAAAAAAGCTCGTATCAATGTTGGTGACCGACTGACGATCGGACCAATCAGCTTTTTGTTTCGCACCAGAGTCGGCCAGCCTTCAACAGAAAAGCTTTCTGAGGATGAAGAAAATCAATCAATTCGACTTGCTCGAAAATTGCCTGAGGCAATTCAGGCCGGTCGGATTGATCGTTCAGCCGAACGGTTAGTCAACCCGGTCCTGAACTCGACAGATGAAAAGTCGTCCTTGCGAGCAGTGGAAGAATTGCACCAGTCACTCCATAGCGCTCAGCGGAAATTTGAGTCTCAGCGGGAAGCATTGAGTTATCAACCGAATCGGCTTCCGGAACTCCCGAAAACAGAATTTATTTCCATGCAAAAACATTCAGAACATTCTGCAGCAGCTACGGAGGTTGCCGCTCAACCGTCGATTACTCAATCGCGCATGGATAATCTGAGCGAGCGTGAGCAAACGATTGAAATTCGCAAAGAACAGATTCTGCGACTGACGAAAAAAATGAGTCAGCGAAGAGTTGCCGACGAAGCTGCTCTGGAAAAAGCACGACAGGAGCTCGAAGCTCGACATTTGGAATTGAACACCCGTGCCCACGAACTGGATCAGTGGGAACAGGCAATTGAAAACAACAAGAGGTTGGAACAGCGAGAAGATAAAGAACGTATAACCGAACTGAATTCGACAATTGATCAGTTACAGGATCAAGCCGAACAGTTAGGAAAAGTTCGACGATTAGAACAGGAGGCTCACGCCATTCAGCTCGCGAAACGGGAAGCGGAACAATCCCGACTTGCCGAGTATGAAAGACGTATTCAAGAAGCCGATGAACAACTCAGAAACCAGACTCAGCAAATCGAATTGGAATCAGCGAAAAATCAATCACAGGCCGAGCTGATCGAGAATCAGTCCGAAGAGATCGAATCGCTGCAATTGGAAAACAGTCGATTGCAGGAATTGGAATCTTCTGCGAATCAAGACATCCAAAAATATGAGCAGCAGATTGCACGACAACTTGAACAGATGCAGGAAGTGAATGCACTGGTTGAAGAGTTACAATCTCAGCAGGATATTGCTGAGCTAACAGCACTTGAAGGACAAAAAGTAAAGGAAGAATTGCAACAGGTCCAGCAGCAGCTCGCAGAGGAAAGTCAGTCACATCAGAAAACTCAGGAACAGTTACAAGACAGCCTCGATCATCTGGCGTCAACGGAAGCGTTGTCTCAGCAGATGACTGAAGAATTGACAGAGAGTCTGAAGCAGCAGGAAGAACTGCTGAGCCTCAATATCGAATTGCAAGCCTCTGATGAAGAGTCCCAGGCAAAATGGACTGAGACCTCAGAAGAACTCCAGCGGCAACTGGCAGAAATCGATTCCTCATCTGAACGCAATGAAGAATTGACTCAGACTATCCAAAAACTGGAGCATCAACGTGAGACCTTGCAGGCAGAATCCGATCTGGCTCGTCAGAAAGCGAATGCGCTTGAAGAACAATTGCAGGAGATGACGTCTCAACTTGAACAGAAACAGGAAACGTCTGAAGCGGTCCGCGAAGAAGCCGAAGCGTTGAAAGCGATGATCTCCGAGTTCGAGCAAAGCCGAGAAAACTATCAGGCCGAAACAGATGAATTGCTTGCCGAGTGTGAGAACTTACGCGAGCAGTACACATCGTTGCATGCTGAACACTTGGGATTGCAGGAGGAAGTTCAGGATCTGCAAGCCCGACTGAAAAGTTCCGAGGGTTCTTCAGAACTCAATGAGGAACTTGAGGCAGAAATGCAGGCGCTCCGATCAGATATTGCTGAGCTTGAGCGAACATCCAGCGATCAGCAGGACTTACTGGAGTCAACTTCAGAAGAGCTCGAACATTTGCGAAATAAGCAAGAGCAATACGACCAGATGCGTGCCGAACTTGACCAGGAATGGGACAAGCTATCGCAGGAACGAGATCGACTTCTCGAAGTGCGTCAAAATCTTGAACACGAGAGAGATGCCTTCAGGCAGTCCCGTTTCGACTTGGACCAACTGCGCCAGGAAGTCGCTGAGCAACAAATTGATTCGTTGAATTCGAAATCACAGGATTCAGTGATTGATGAGTTGCATCGTAATGAAAATGAAGAGGTACCTGAGCCTGAGAGTTTTACTCCGTCTGCTGATGTCACTTCTGAAGAAATCCTTCCCGAGCAAGTGGAAGAGATTCAAAGTGAGCTGAATGAAGTTGCCAACGCTTCCAATGAGGAGCCACAACTTGAAAGCGAAGCCGATAAACTCAAAATCGATAACTTCATCGGCGAATCAGACAAAGAGGATGATTCTGAGTCTACGGTTCAAGAAATTGATTTTGCAGAGAGTGTTAAAAACGCCCTGGCCACTCCGTCCATGCCACATGGGGATTCTGAGGATAATTCCAGTGATGTTCGTAAGCGAATCGCCGAAATGTTTGGCTTGATTGACGATGCCGCCGTGAGTTCAGATGCACAAACGAAGTTCTCGGAATCCATTGAGGAAGACGATCTGCCAGAAGAAGAGGCGGCCGAAGAAATTCATCTGGAAGATGAGGACGAAGTTGAGGAGTCCCTTTCAACGGAAGAGCCGGAAGGCATTTCGACTAATACGAAGTCCCAGGAAACAGTAGACGCAATTGATGATATTGAGGATGCCGATTCCGTCGCCGCTTACATGGAACGCTTATTCGCTCGCACGAGTGGCAAGCAGCAGTATGAGAATCCTAAACCCATCGAGAAACCTGTCGTGAAGACTGCTTCGGCACCGAAATCGATCGACAGTGAAGTTATAGATTCCTCAACCGAAGAAGCCAGTATCAACATCTATCCTGATAAAAGTATAACGCCTCAAAAGTCGAAAGGTCCGATCGCAAAAATCGATCGCGATGCAGTCATGCGGGAGATTGCTTCCTTACGAGATGTCGCCAATCAGACCGCTCGTTCGGCACTCATTACCCACAAATGGAAGCATCTGAAACTTAAAGTCTATTTGAATTCCACACTGACAGGAATTGCAGCGTTAGGAACTATTTTCCTGCTTGCCGCGCCACTCTGGCATGGTGATCAATTCCTGATGTATGCAGGTGCAATGGGAGCAGTGACTATCATTTCTGGTTACAGTCTTTTGCAAAACTATGTGACCTTCAAACGCATGAAAACTCCAATCGAACGACAGAAGAACTCGGAAGCTGATTTAGAACAACAGGAGTCTGATCAGCCCTCCGAAGAACTCGAATTCTGA